A window of Kribbella voronezhensis genomic DNA:
CCGCCGTTGCTGCCCCGGTTCGTCCGGGTGGCGGACGACCGGTTCGTGCCGCTCGAAGACGTCATCGCCGTCCACCTCGGCCAGTTGTTCCCCGGAATGGAGGTGACCCAGGTGCACACCTTCCGGGTCACCCGCAACGAGGACCTGGAGGTCGAGGAGGACGACGCCGAGAACCTGCTCGCCGCGATCGAGAAGGAGCTGCTGCGGCGCAAGTTCGGTCCGCCGGTCCGGCTCGAGGTCGAGGAGTCGATCGAACCGCAGGTGCTGGCGCTGCTGGTGTCCGAGCTCGGCGTGACCGACGCCGAGGTGTTCAAGCTCCCCGGTCCGCTGGATCTCCGCGGGTTGTTCGCCATCGCGGCGCTGGATCGGGCCGAGCTGAAGTATCCGGCCTTCGTACCGTCGACCCACCCGCACCTCGCCGAGGTGGAGACCTCCAACCCGGCCGACCTGTTCCACGCGCTCAAGCAACGCGACGTACTCGTGCACCATCCGTACGACTCGTTCTCCACGAGCGTGCAGCGGTTCATCGAGCAGGCCGCGGCCGACCCGCACGTGCTGGCGATCAAGCAGACGCTCTACCGCACGAGTGGTGACTCCCCGATCGTGGACGCGCTGATCGACGCCGCCGAGGCCGGTAAGCAGGTGCTGGTGCTGGTCGAGATCCAGGCGCGCTTCGACGAGCAGGCGAACATCAAGTGGGCCCGTCAGCTGGAGCATGCAGGCTGCCACGTCGTGTACGGCGTGATCGGGCTCAAGACGCACTGCAAGCTGTCGATGGTGGTCCGCGAGGAACCGGACGGCCTGCGCCGCTACGTCCACATCGGCACCGGCAACTACCACCCGAAGACCGCACGGCTCTATGAGGACCTCGGGCTGCTGACCAGCGACAGAGTGGTCACCGAAGACGTCGCGAACCTGTTCAACCACCTGTCCGGCTTCGGTCGCAGCAGCGGCTACCGGCGGCTCCTGGTCGCGCCACAGTCCGTACGCCGTGGTCTGCTCGAGCGGATCGAGCGAGAGGTCCAGCACCACCTCGCTGGTCGCCCGGCACGGGTCCGGATCAAGGTGAACAGCCTGGTCGACGAGGCCTTGTCGGATGCGCTGTACCGCGCATCGCAGGCCGGCGTACCGGTGGACCTGTGGCTCCGGGGCATCTGCACGATCCGGCCCGGCATCCCAGGCGTGTCCGACAACATCCGGGTCCGCAGCATCCTGGGCCGGTTCCTCGAGCACAGCCGGGTGTTCTGGTTCGAGAACGGCGGCGAGCCGGAGGTCTGGATCGGCTCGGCCGACCTGATGCACCGCAACCTGGACCGCCGGGTCGAGGTGCTCGTCCAGCTCAAGGAGGCCGACCACGTGACCGAACTGGGCGACCTGTTCGACATGGGCTTTGACGAAGGCACCGGGTCGTGGTGGCTGCAGCCCGACGACACCTGGCAGGCCCGGCTGACCGGTCCGGACGGCGAGCCGCTGCGCGATCTGCAAGAACGTCTGATCGCGACTCGGGGGCGCCGCCGTCTCCCGACCGATCCGACTCCGTAGGGTTGAGGCTGTGAGTACGGCGACAGTGATCGCCGCGGGCGGCGTGGTCTGGCGGGAGCACCGCGGCGAACGCCAGGTCCTGCTGGTGCATCGCCCCCGGTACGACGACTGGTCTCTCCCGAAGGGGAAGCTGGTCGCCGGCGAGCACGTGCTGGCGGCCGCGCGCCGCGAGATCGAGGAGGAGACCGGTCAGCGGGTGATCCTCGGCCCGCCGCTCGGCGTCCAGCGGTACGACGTCCGCAAGAACGGCGCGTCCGTGCCGAAGCTGGTGCACTACTGGTCCGCCCCGGTCGACGGCA
This region includes:
- a CDS encoding RNA degradosome polyphosphate kinase; its protein translation is MLDDVAGDLLASHNREYDVEPPYDIAEAGDLPPDRFSDRELSWLAFNQRVLELAEDERVPLLERAKFLAIFANNLDEFYMVRIAGLKRRIAAGVAVRAASGLLPREVLDRSLTRSRELMDRQAETWRKIVQPALTEQGIEILRWDELDTAEREGMTTFFKDRVFPVLTPLAVDPSHPFPYISGLSLNLAVVVRNPDSGGEHFARVKVPPLLPRFVRVADDRFVPLEDVIAVHLGQLFPGMEVTQVHTFRVTRNEDLEVEEDDAENLLAAIEKELLRRKFGPPVRLEVEESIEPQVLALLVSELGVTDAEVFKLPGPLDLRGLFAIAALDRAELKYPAFVPSTHPHLAEVETSNPADLFHALKQRDVLVHHPYDSFSTSVQRFIEQAAADPHVLAIKQTLYRTSGDSPIVDALIDAAEAGKQVLVLVEIQARFDEQANIKWARQLEHAGCHVVYGVIGLKTHCKLSMVVREEPDGLRRYVHIGTGNYHPKTARLYEDLGLLTSDRVVTEDVANLFNHLSGFGRSSGYRRLLVAPQSVRRGLLERIEREVQHHLAGRPARVRIKVNSLVDEALSDALYRASQAGVPVDLWLRGICTIRPGIPGVSDNIRVRSILGRFLEHSRVFWFENGGEPEVWIGSADLMHRNLDRRVEVLVQLKEADHVTELGDLFDMGFDEGTGSWWLQPDDTWQARLTGPDGEPLRDLQERLIATRGRRRLPTDPTP